The following is a genomic window from Gymnodinialimonas ceratoperidinii.
GGGCCTTCGGCGGCAGCATCAGGTTCTCGATCTCCTTGAAGGTCACGGGAACCCACTCGGCCTCGTCGTTTTTCACTTCCACAGTACCCGAGGTGCTGTCGCCGTCGGCGTCGACGGTTTCCACGAGGTTGCGGTAGGAGACGAAGCCGGTGAGGTCGAGGGTATCGACATCGGTGCCGAAGGTGCTGCCGTCGACGTAGATCGCGGTGTCATTGTCACCGTTCTCGTCCACTTCGTATTGGTCGATCACGATGCTGTCGGCATCTCCGCCACCGATGATGCTGTCGCCCGCGCCGCCGATGATCGTGTCATCGCCCGCATTGCCTTCCAGCGTATCGGAGCCGCGACCGCCCGAGATCAGGTCATTGTCGTTGTTGCCCTGGATGAAGTCCTGGCCGTGGCCGCCTTCGATCTCGTCATCGCCCTGACCGCCGAGGATGCTGTCGTCATCCACGCCGCCGTCGATGGTGTCATCGCCGGTGCCGCCCAGGATTGTGTCATTGTCATCCTGACCGAAGATCAGGTCATTGCCCTGACCGCCCTCAATGTAATCGTCGCCATTGTTGTCGACGGGATCGGGACCGATGGGCGAATTGAAACCGTCATCCGCCACGTTCAGGACGTCCGGCGCCGTGCTGTCGAGCCCGCCGTAGATGGTGTCGTCGCCGCCACCACCAAGGATCGAGTCCGAGCCTTCGCCGCCGATGATGGAGTCGTTGTCCGCACCACCGTCGATGGTATCGGCGTCGATGCCGCCGTCGATGACGTCCTCACCGGTGCCGCCGAAGATCATGTCGGCGTCGTCACCGGTCGAGATCGTGTCGTCACCAGCCCCGCCGTCGACGGTGTCCTTGTCGTCGTCGGGATCGGCATCGCCGGGCGCGCCGACGATGAAGGGCGGGATGTCGGGCGTTGCCAGATCCGTCGCCGGGTCCGAACCGCCGGTGTTGATGACATCGTCGCCGTCCCCGCCGACCACGTCATCCGAGCCGTCACCACCTGTGATGGTGTCATCGCCGGTGCCGCCTTCGATGGAATCGTCTCCGTCACCCCCGTCGAGGGTGTCGTCGCCGCCTTCGCCTTTCAGCGTGTCGTCGCCGTCGTCGCCGCTCAGGTCGTCGCCATCGTCCGATGCGCCGCCCATGATGCTGTCATCGCCGGTGCCGCCCGAAACGGTGTCAGAGCCTTGGCCCGCGTTGATCGTGTCGTCACCGCCGTTGCCTTCGATCACGTCGTCATCGCCGTCGTCGCCATCGATCTGGTCGCCGCCGCCATCTGTCGGATCGTTCGCATCGTCATAGCCCGGGCCCATGTCCTCGGCGAAGTCTTCGCCGTCAACGATGCCGTCGGGCGGCGTGGGATCCGCGCCCACTTCAATGGTGTGCACGGCGCTGTCGCTGCCGCCCATGCCGTCCGAGATCGTGTAGGACACCGTCGCCGTGCCCTCGAACCCGTCCGCGGGCTTGAAGGTGTAGACGCCGTTGCTCACCTCGGTCAGCGAGCCTTGGCTCGGCGGAACCGTTGCGCTGGTCACGGTCAGGCTGTCGCCGTCCACGTCGCTGTCATTGGCCAGCAGGTTGATCTGGACCTCGGTCTCGAAATCGGTGGAGTCGGAGTCGTTCACCGCGTCCGGATCATCGTTGACCGGTGCCACGGTGAAGGTGATCGTCGCCGTGTCGAAGTTCCCGTTCCCGTCAGAGACCGTGTAGGTCACACTGTCAGGCCCGTTGTAGTTCTCATCAGGCTCATAGGTATAGGTGCCGTCACCGTTGTCGGTCAGCGTGCCGTTCGCCGGATCGGAGATCTCGGTGATCGTCAGCGTATCGCCGTCCGGATCGCTATCGTTGGACAGCGGGTTGAAGGTGACGGACTCGTCCTCGTCCACCGGGATGTTATCATCCACCGCGTCGGGATCGGCGTTGTACTCAGGCGGCAGAATAAGGTTCTCGATCTCGGCGAAGGTCACATCGACCCAATCGCCATCGCCGTTCTCCACCTCGACAGAGCCGGACGTGGAGTCGCCATCCGGGTCAACGGTCTCGCTCAGATTGCGGTAGGACACGAAATCGGTGAGGTCGAGCGTATCGTTGTCGGTGCCCTCGGTGGAGCCGTCGACGTCGATCGCGCCGGTCTTGGTGCCTGCGCCGTCGATCTCATCGGCGTCGACCACGATCTTGTCGTCGCCGGAGCCGCCCACGACAGTGTCGCCCGCGCCAGCCACGATGCTGTCATCGCCGCCTTCGCCATAGAGGTTGTCATCCCCTTCACCGCCGATCAGCGTGTCGTCTCCGCCGCCCTGCGCCGGACCGGAGGGTGGGATCGTCGGATCATATTCCTTGAAGAAATAATCGTACTTCAGCTCTTCCGTGCCGGAGCCGGTGTTGAGCGTCGGGCCGGGATCGGGCAGCGGACCATTGCTGTTGCCGTCGACGGCATAGAACTGCGTCTCTTCCGTGCCGCCCTTGATCGACACGCCCAGAACCGGGTCGAGCCCTTCGAGCGCCGGGTCGGACGCCGTCACGAATGCCAGCATCTGGTCGTAGTAATCATCCAGATCGTTGCTGATGAACTTGTCAGAGCCTTCATCCGGGAAACCGTCGACCTTCACGGCCACGTCGTAGGTGCCGTCGTTGTCGGTGTCGAAGTAGAACACGACGTTGGAGATATCCTGCGGCCAATCGGGGAAGCGGTCGCCTCCGGTAACTTGGTCTCCGTTGTCGCCGTAGATCGTGTCGTCGCCAACGCTGCCGAGCAGGCTGTCGTCGCCGAAGGGCACTTCTTCGCCCTCGGGCGCGTCGAAGTAGACGTCCGTGACGTTGATGCCGCTGTCGTTGTAGCCGTCCTGGCTGTGGTCAATGACGATGCGATCGACTGGGCCCGGGATCGTAACCAGCACCGAGTAGTAGTCGGAATCGTCGTCCTTGTAGCCACCGTCGGAATCCGCGGTGTCCACGCCGGCCACGCCGTCGGTATCCAGCAGCGTCAGCTCCTTGCCGCCTTCCAGCTGGAATTCGACCGGCTCGCCATCAAGATAGGCGGTGAATTTCACCACGCCGTCGCCGTCGATGTCGTTGACGCGGAACGAGACGTTCTGGACCGGGTCCGAAAACTCGAGCTGATAGGCCTCGCGGTCGCCCTTGTACTCGGCCTCGCTCGACAGCGAGCTGTATTCATCGACGTCGGATCCATCATCCATGATGTCATCGACGTGCTGCTTGTTGTCGGCGAATTCGCTGTCAACGGAACCGTCAGCCATCACGATCGAGAAGGCCACGTCGACGTTGCCGGTGTTCTGGGTGAAACCGGTGATCGGATCGCCGTCCTCGATGGCGCCCGGCCCGTTGGGATCGGGCGCCTTGTCCCACTCGAAGCTCTCGCGCACCATGGAGACAGGGGCGCCGGCCGTGCCGTCGCCGATGATCAGATCATCGCCCTGATCTCCGGAGATCGTGTCGTCGTCCGCGCCGCCGAAGACCGTGTCGTCGCCGAGGCCCGCGTGGATGTTGTCATCGCCGCCATTGCCCATGATCACGTCGTCGAGCCCGTCGTCGCCGTCGATCATGTCGCCGCCATTGTCGGTCGGTGCGTTGGCGTCGTCGTAACCCGGCATCATGACCTCGCCGAATTCCTCGCCGTCGACGATGCCGTCCGGACCGTCAGGGCCCGATGCGCCGCCCTCGGTCGTGTAGAGCGCGACGTAATCGATCTTGCCCTGGAATTCCTTGTCGTATTCACCGTCTTCGGACTCGCGCGCGCCGAAGGTGAATTCCTCGTCGTCGTTGTCGGTCAGATCGAAGGTCAGGCCCGACTCTTCGACCGTGATCGTCTCGGTCGTGCCCGCGGTCACGTTCGACACCGTCAGAGTCGCGCCCGTGGCCACGTCGAAGCTGTACTTCACGTTGACCACATCGCCGGGGCAGAAGAATTCCTTGCTGGTCGAGAGTTCGACCTCGGCGTCGCCCTTGTTCGTATTGTGGTAGGCTTCGACCTCGCCGTATTTCGTGACGCGGATCTCGAAGAAGCCTTCGTCGTCCTCTTCGATCTTCTCCTCGCCGCGCGAAAGGATCACGTCCTCGGAGCTACCCGATTGTTCTGTCTGGATGAACTGGACCTCCAGGGTGCCGCGATCGAGGTTGAATTGTTCGTCGTCGGCGGCGCTGCTGCCGTCGGCGTTCACATCGAAGACAGTCGGGTTGCTGTTGCTGCCGCTGCCAACGTGGAGATAGCCGCCACCGAAGCTCGCCGCCTGCGCGTTGGAGCCATCGGGGGGATAGTTCACCGTCTCCCCGTCCTGCGCGATGCCGTCATCCAGTCCCGTGTCAGCCGTCTCGTTGCCTTCGCGGAAGTCCCAAAGTCCGATCAATTGATCCAGATTTGCCGGGTCAGTGAAATTCGTCATCTCGCACTCTCCTGTTGCCGGCCGAACGCCGGACCTCCCCGCTCAAGCGGGGAAAAATATATTCAACTGCATGCGATGCTGAGCGACCCAAAGGGCGGCACGCACACGAAAAATCCAATTGGAAGGAGAGTGTCGAGAGGCAGTTCTCGACAGGCGAACCCGGCGCCCTGAAGGACGCTAGACGTACCGATTGCCAATCCGGCCTTTGCTGACCGGTACTTCAACGGCAACACCCCTCCCGCGCTTGCGCGCAGCATTCGTGTGCGGCCGCCCCCGTGGCCTATTTGCAGACATCGCCCCCCAGTTGGGCTGCCTTGGAGATACTCCGAACCAGCGCCGCAGGAGAAGCAAAAATTTGACCGATCACGTCAACATTTGGGTCAGAATCGGGCAAGCGCGACGAAGGTTGGGGCTAAATCAGGGCCGGATTGTTTCGAGATCATAAAATTGCCACATTCCAGAAATCCTTAATTTCTTGGCCCAATCACGTGTTGCCGCAGCGTCGTGCGGCGGACGGGTTCTCACCGCATCGTCCGATAGGCGGATTACTGTTCAGCATCCCGCAACAAACGTTCATCAACCTAACGGAAACAATGTGTTGCCGTTCCGTGATCAAGCCCTCGGGCAAAACCTGACCTTTTAGACAGGTCCTTTCTTCGAGATCACCGGTTTGCCTAAATTTTGATACGAATCAGTGGGGTGGCCGATCGGAGCGTCTGACGAGGTGGCTCGAACCACCTCACAGGCTGCCCCATTGTTGCCACATTGCGACCGATCGGACGCGGCGCTCTGCCACATTTCGCCGAGTGTCCGGGAACGGTTGCGAGGACCGCAGATCACGGCGGTGACACCCCGGATTGAAACCGGAAAGAACGGACACGCACGGCGTCGCACACGCGTGCTTGCGTCAGTTTTCGGAAGGGCTGGTACCCGAGGTCGGACTCGAACCGACAAGCCTCGCGGCGGGGGATTTTGAATCCCCTGCGTCTACCAATTCCGCCACTCGGGCCCTTGCCGGGCTGATTAGCGAAGCCGGTGAACCTCGTCCAGTGCTAATGCAGAACGCCATCAAATCTGCGAGTGCCCTGCCCTCGCAGACTGGTGAGCGCGGCAGAGTTGGGTTAAGCGGTTTCGAGCGACGGCGTGGAGACCGCGCGCATCGAGCGGAGACAAGCGTATGACGGCTCAATCCAATGACGCCCTGGCGATCTCGCAGCGGCTCAGCCAATTGGCCGAGGAAGCACGCGCCGTGGCCGCCCGGGGTGAAACGGTGACCCTCGATTGGGTCATGGCGCAAATTCACGAGCGCGCCTTCGGCCTCTTCCTTCTCGTCCTTGCGCTCCCCTGCTGCATTCCCTTTCTCTACGGCATCCCGCAGATCGTCGCCCTGCCACTCATGTTCATCTCGGCGCAGATCCTGCTTGGACGCAAATCTCCTTGGCTGCCCGAGCGTCTGGGCCGTCGCGTCATCCCCGCCGAGGCGCTGACGAACCTGTCGCTGCGCGCCGGGCCCTGGCTGCGCCGGATCGAAGCCATCAGCCGTCCGCGCCTGATCGCGCTGACACGCACGCCGCTGGATCAGATCGTAGGGCTGGCGCTGGTGCTGTTCAGCGCATCGATCCTCGTCCCCCTGCCCGCCACCAACACCGTCCCCGGCATCGCCGTGGTGGCGATCTCCATGGGCCTGCTGCAACGCGACGGCATCCTTGTCGTGCTCGGGATGCTGCTTGGCACGGCTTGGATCGCCTCGCTGATCTTTGCCGGCGCCACATTGATAAGCCTGATCAGAGGATGGCTCGGAATATGACCAATCTTGCCACACGTCGTAACCTGATTGCCCTCGCGGGTCTGGGATCCCTCGCCCTGCTGCTCGGGGCGTTCTACTTCCAGTTCTGGGTTGGCCTGCTGCCTTGCACCATGTGCCTTTGGCAACGCTGGCCGCACCGGATCGCCATTGGTCTGGCGCTTGTGGGCGTCGTCTTTCCCCGTGCCGTCATCGCCTGGATCGGCGCGGCGAGCATGGCGGTGAATGCAGGCATCGCGCTTCTCCACACGGGCGTCGAGCGCGCGTGGTGGGACGGCCCGCAGGTCTGTGGCGCAGGCGCCGCGCAGGACGTGGGCAGCCTGTCCACCGAGGACCTGTTCGACACCACAACCGGCCCGCAGATCGTGCTCTGCAACGAGGCCGCCTGGCATTTCCTCGGCCTGTCGATGGCAAGCTGGAACGGCATCTTCTGCCTCGTGCTCGCCGGTGTCTGGATCGCAGCGGCGCGCGCCCGCGCGTAGACGTGGCTCCCGTTCCGGCAGAGAGCTTTCCCCTCGGCAGAGGGTTCATCGCGCCATTGCACCCCATATCGGGGGAAGCTATAGTCTGCTCAACAAAATATAGCGTATAACACGACGAACGGGCGGACATATGACCGACACTCCTGAACCCCCTGAAAACGGCGGGGAAACTCTGCCTGAACGGCCTGAATTCAGCGGCCCTTCGATCGATATTTCGGCGGAGATGAAGACCTCGTTCCTCGACTACGCGATGTCGGTGATCATCTCGCGCGCGATCCCCGACCTGCGCGACGGGCTGAAACCCGTGCACCGTCGCATCCTCTTCGCGATGCACGAGACCGGGAATACCCACGAGAAGGCCTACCGCAAGTCCGCGCGCCCGGTCGGCGACGTCATGGGTCAGTATCACCCCCACGGCGACGGCGCGATTTACGACGCGC
Proteins encoded in this region:
- a CDS encoding Hint domain-containing protein, whose amino-acid sequence is MTNFTDPANLDQLIGLWDFREGNETADTGLDDGIAQDGETVNYPPDGSNAQAASFGGGYLHVGSGSNSNPTVFDVNADGSSAADDEQFNLDRGTLEVQFIQTEQSGSSEDVILSRGEEKIEEDDEGFFEIRVTKYGEVEAYHNTNKGDAEVELSTSKEFFCPGDVVNVKYSFDVATGATLTVSNVTAGTTETITVEESGLTFDLTDNDDEEFTFGARESEDGEYDKEFQGKIDYVALYTTEGGASGPDGPDGIVDGEEFGEVMMPGYDDANAPTDNGGDMIDGDDGLDDVIMGNGGDDNIHAGLGDDTVFGGADDDTISGDQGDDLIIGDGTAGAPVSMVRESFEWDKAPDPNGPGAIEDGDPITGFTQNTGNVDVAFSIVMADGSVDSEFADNKQHVDDIMDDGSDVDEYSSLSSEAEYKGDREAYQLEFSDPVQNVSFRVNDIDGDGVVKFTAYLDGEPVEFQLEGGKELTLLDTDGVAGVDTADSDGGYKDDDSDYYSVLVTIPGPVDRIVIDHSQDGYNDSGINVTDVYFDAPEGEEVPFGDDSLLGSVGDDTIYGDNGDQVTGGDRFPDWPQDISNVVFYFDTDNDGTYDVAVKVDGFPDEGSDKFISNDLDDYYDQMLAFVTASDPALEGLDPVLGVSIKGGTEETQFYAVDGNSNGPLPDPGPTLNTGSGTEELKYDYFFKEYDPTIPPSGPAQGGGDDTLIGGEGDDNLYGEGGDDSIVAGAGDTVVGGSGDDKIVVDADEIDGAGTKTGAIDVDGSTEGTDNDTLDLTDFVSYRNLSETVDPDGDSTSGSVEVENGDGDWVDVTFAEIENLILPPEYNADPDAVDDNIPVDEDESVTFNPLSNDSDPDGDTLTITEISDPANGTLTDNGDGTYTYEPDENYNGPDSVTYTVSDGNGNFDTATITFTVAPVNDDPDAVNDSDSTDFETEVQINLLANDSDVDGDSLTVTSATVPPSQGSLTEVSNGVYTFKPADGFEGTATVSYTISDGMGGSDSAVHTIEVGADPTPPDGIVDGEDFAEDMGPGYDDANDPTDGGGDQIDGDDGDDDVIEGNGGDDTINAGQGSDTVSGGTGDDSIMGGASDDGDDLSGDDGDDTLKGEGGDDTLDGGDGDDSIEGGTGDDTITGGDGSDDVVGGDGDDVINTGGSDPATDLATPDIPPFIVGAPGDADPDDDKDTVDGGAGDDTISTGDDADMIFGGTGEDVIDGGIDADTIDGGADNDSIIGGEGSDSILGGGGDDTIYGGLDSTAPDVLNVADDGFNSPIGPDPVDNNGDDYIEGGQGNDLIFGQDDNDTILGGTGDDTIDGGVDDDSILGGQGDDEIEGGHGQDFIQGNNDNDLISGGRGSDTLEGNAGDDTIIGGAGDSIIGGGDADSIVIDQYEVDENGDNDTAIYVDGSTFGTDVDTLDLTGFVSYRNLVETVDADGDSTSGTVEVKNDEAEWVPVTFKEIENLMLPPKAPDMVVDGEEFGEVMNPGYDDANAPTDGGGDQIDGTDGDNDSIRGNGGDDTINAGEGNDTVDGGADDDSIRGGNGDDIVMGGEGDDTVRGEDGDDTVSGGAGKDSVTGGKGDDDLSGGAGDDSLTGGSGDDTIDGGEGDDTITGSSGADSITDMDGNNEINSDNPGSFFPDLGTPIGTPGTGFDVVAPDPDPDNNKDTITTGAGDDTINSGDDADLIDAGDGDNVVDGGSDRDTITTGAGDDSITGGEGDDLINAGDGDDTIDGGTGIPAVNFIDEPNEGFHPDPILDNGDDTINAGAGDDVVNGEDDNDLIDGGTGDDTLDGGIDDDTIMGGDGEDVIIGGQGADSLDGGLGDDVFNVGTFTDPNGSGDYVEGAGDTIVGGEDPGDGDVDTLDLTGAGSLKVVYEDSIDPLGTPGESGTVIFYTDNTQTEEAGRLEFKEIENVIPCFTPGTMIATPRGEVPVEGLREGDKVITRDNGIQEIRWTGNRTLNRQELAEGNNLKPILIKAGSLGRNLPERDMLVSPQHRVLVTGETPQLYFEESEVLVAAKHLVGKQGVSVMETMRTTYIHFMFDRHEVVLSDGAWTESFQPGDQSLGAMGEATRDEIIALFPELATEGGLTDYAAARRSLKAHEAKLLRL
- a CDS encoding exopolysaccharide biosynthesis protein gives rise to the protein MTAQSNDALAISQRLSQLAEEARAVAARGETVTLDWVMAQIHERAFGLFLLVLALPCCIPFLYGIPQIVALPLMFISAQILLGRKSPWLPERLGRRVIPAEALTNLSLRAGPWLRRIEAISRPRLIALTRTPLDQIVGLALVLFSASILVPLPATNTVPGIAVVAISMGLLQRDGILVVLGMLLGTAWIASLIFAGATLISLIRGWLGI
- a CDS encoding disulfide bond formation protein B is translated as MTNLATRRNLIALAGLGSLALLLGAFYFQFWVGLLPCTMCLWQRWPHRIAIGLALVGVVFPRAVIAWIGAASMAVNAGIALLHTGVERAWWDGPQVCGAGAAQDVGSLSTEDLFDTTTGPQIVLCNEAAWHFLGLSMASWNGIFCLVLAGVWIAAARARA